In Sphingopyxis sp. FD7, a single window of DNA contains:
- the eno gene encoding phosphopyruvate hydratase produces the protein MTAIIDIHGREILDSRGNPTVEVDVLLEDGSFGRAAVPSGASTGAHEAVELRDGDKARYLGKGVTKAVAAVNGEIAEALIGLDAEDQREIDMAMIDLDGTANKSRLGANAILGVSLAAAKAAADARGLPLYRYVGGVSARTLPVPMMNIINGGEHADNPIDVQEFMIMPVGAGSIAEAVRWGSEIFHTLKKGLSAKGLATAVGDEGGFAPNLASTRAALDFIAASVDQAGFKLGSDVVLALDCAATEFFRNGKYDISGEGLSLSPEQMADYLAALVRDYPILSIEDGMSEDDFTGWKALTDLIGDKCQLVGDDLFVTNPARLEQGIRDGLANSLLVKVNQIGTLSETLDAVDMAHRARYTAVMSHRSGETEDSTIADLAVATNCGQIKTGSLARSDRLAKYNQLIRIEEELGDMARYPGMAIFG, from the coding sequence ATGACCGCCATCATCGACATCCACGGCCGCGAAATCCTCGATAGCCGCGGCAATCCAACCGTCGAAGTCGATGTGTTGCTGGAGGACGGCAGCTTCGGCCGCGCCGCGGTGCCGTCGGGCGCCTCGACCGGCGCGCACGAGGCGGTCGAATTGCGCGACGGCGACAAGGCGCGCTATCTGGGCAAGGGCGTGACCAAGGCGGTCGCGGCGGTGAATGGCGAGATTGCCGAGGCGCTGATCGGCCTCGATGCCGAGGACCAGCGCGAAATCGACATGGCGATGATCGACCTCGACGGCACCGCGAACAAGAGCCGCCTCGGCGCCAACGCGATCCTCGGCGTCAGCCTGGCCGCCGCCAAGGCCGCCGCCGACGCACGCGGGCTGCCGCTTTATCGCTATGTCGGCGGCGTGTCGGCGCGCACCCTGCCGGTGCCGATGATGAACATCATCAACGGCGGCGAACATGCCGACAATCCGATCGACGTGCAGGAGTTCATGATCATGCCCGTCGGCGCGGGCAGCATCGCCGAGGCGGTGCGCTGGGGCAGCGAGATTTTCCACACGCTGAAGAAAGGCCTGTCGGCGAAAGGCCTTGCGACTGCGGTGGGTGACGAGGGCGGCTTCGCCCCGAACCTCGCCTCGACGCGCGCCGCGCTCGATTTCATCGCGGCGTCGGTCGATCAGGCCGGGTTCAAGCTGGGCAGCGACGTCGTGCTCGCACTGGATTGCGCCGCGACGGAGTTCTTCAGGAACGGGAAGTATGACATCAGCGGCGAGGGGCTTTCGCTGAGTCCCGAACAGATGGCCGACTATCTCGCCGCGCTCGTCAGGGATTACCCGATTCTGTCGATCGAGGACGGCATGAGCGAAGATGATTTCACCGGCTGGAAGGCGCTTACCGACCTGATCGGCGACAAGTGCCAGCTCGTCGGCGACGATCTGTTCGTCACCAACCCGGCGCGGCTCGAACAGGGGATCAGGGACGGTCTCGCCAATTCGCTGCTCGTCAAGGTCAATCAGATCGGCACCCTGTCGGAAACCCTCGACGCGGTCGATATGGCGCACCGCGCGCGCTACACCGCGGTGATGTCGCACCGTTCGGGCGAGACCGAGGATTCGACGATCGCCGACCTCGCGGTCGCGACGAACTGC